In the Klebsiella aerogenes KCTC 2190 genome, one interval contains:
- a CDS encoding DUF2502 domain-containing protein yields MRKILLLAAVLLASAPIVTQAEEITLLPAIKLQIGDRDSYGHYWDGGRWRDKDYWHRHYEYRDKHWRKLEKKQRKAYEKGYHDGRKDAKKREKEYYKHHKNHHH; encoded by the coding sequence ATGCGAAAAATATTATTGCTGGCCGCCGTTTTGCTGGCATCCGCACCGATCGTCACCCAGGCCGAGGAGATTACGCTTTTACCGGCTATTAAACTGCAGATAGGCGACCGGGATTCCTACGGTCATTACTGGGATGGCGGCCGTTGGCGTGACAAAGACTACTGGCATCGTCATTATGAATATCGTGACAAGCACTGGCGAAAGCTAGAGAAAAAACAGCGTAAAGCCTACGAGAAGGGCTATCACGACGGTCGTAAAGACGCGAAGAAGCGTGAGAAAGAATACTATAAACACCACAAGAATCATCATCACTAA
- a CDS encoding glycoside hydrolase family 10 protein yields MTRLGAVAAAVLLLVTCSSKAPKSLVTASKPPVTQKSVKNQQPVRGVWITTVSRLDWPPVGSIIASSPESRISQQKLALIAKLDNLQRLGINTVFFQVKPDGTALWDSHILPWSDMLTGKIGENPGYDPLQFMLDEAHKRGMKVHAWFNPYRVSVNTKPATIAELNHTLTQVPASVFVLHRNWIRTASDRFVLDPGIPEVRDWITSIVAEVVQNYPIDGVQFDDYFYTETPGSTLNDNQTYQRYGQGYASKADWRRHNTQQLIAQVSQTIKKLNPQVEFGVSPAGVWRNRSHDPAGSDTRGAAAYDESYADTRSWVQQGLLDYIAPQLYWPFARDAARYDVLAKWWADVVKPTHTRLYIGVALYKVGEPSKNEPDWMVDGGVPELKKQIDLNETTPGIQGTILFRENNLNQPQTQQAVQYLQQRWGS; encoded by the coding sequence ATGACCCGGCTCGGCGCGGTTGCCGCCGCCGTACTGCTGCTCGTGACTTGCTCAAGTAAAGCGCCAAAATCGCTGGTGACCGCCAGCAAACCGCCCGTTACGCAAAAATCGGTAAAAAATCAGCAGCCAGTACGCGGCGTCTGGATCACCACGGTTTCCCGTCTCGACTGGCCGCCGGTGGGTTCAATTATCGCCAGCAGTCCGGAAAGCCGCATCAGTCAGCAAAAGCTGGCCTTGATTGCCAAGCTCGACAATCTGCAACGCCTGGGCATCAATACCGTCTTCTTCCAGGTCAAACCGGATGGTACCGCGCTGTGGGATTCCCACATCTTGCCGTGGTCAGACATGCTGACCGGCAAAATTGGCGAAAATCCCGGCTACGATCCGCTGCAGTTTATGCTCGATGAAGCGCATAAACGCGGGATGAAAGTTCACGCGTGGTTCAACCCGTATCGTGTTTCGGTTAATACCAAACCCGCCACCATCGCCGAACTTAACCACACCCTGACTCAGGTTCCCGCCAGCGTATTTGTTTTACACCGTAACTGGATACGCACCGCCAGCGATCGTTTTGTCCTCGACCCTGGGATCCCGGAAGTTCGTGACTGGATCACCAGTATCGTGGCGGAAGTGGTGCAAAACTATCCCATCGACGGCGTACAGTTTGATGACTATTTCTATACTGAGACGCCGGGATCGACGCTGAACGATAATCAAACCTATCAGCGATATGGACAGGGTTATGCTTCGAAAGCCGACTGGCGGCGTCACAACACCCAACAGTTGATAGCGCAGGTCTCACAGACCATCAAGAAACTCAATCCGCAGGTTGAGTTTGGCGTCAGCCCGGCGGGGGTATGGCGCAACCGCTCCCACGATCCGGCCGGTTCTGACACCCGCGGCGCGGCGGCCTATGACGAGTCCTATGCCGATACCCGCAGTTGGGTACAACAAGGGCTGTTGGATTATATCGCGCCGCAGTTGTACTGGCCGTTCGCCCGCGACGCCGCGCGCTATGATGTGCTGGCTAAGTGGTGGGCCGATGTCGTGAAACCCACTCACACCCGGCTCTATATCGGCGTGGCGCTGTATAAAGTCGGCGAACCGTCAAAAAATGAACCAGACTGGATGGTCGACGGCGGCGTGCCGGAGCTGAAAAAACAGATCGACCTCAATGAAACCACACCGGGTATTCAGGGGACGATTCTGTTTCGTGAAAACAACCTTAACCAGCCGCAAACCCAGCAGGCGGTTCAGTATCTGCAGCAGCGCTGGGGTAGCTAA
- a CDS encoding NAD(P)H-dependent flavin oxidoreductase translates to MQNHSVSHILGIEKPVIQGPLSWLTDARLVAAVSNAGGLGVLGPNAGLTAQTAVSTPQETAEKMREEIRKTKRLTEKPFAVNLIPTVENDIWTPPIVEVVKEEGVKAVVYTGYGQGAIIPSLFATLKQAGISIIYRDINPTPENSREAEEMGADVIVATGFDEGGTLPGTALGTFSIVPLIVDAVKRVPVLAAGGITDRRTARAAHALGAQGVFAGSVFISTTESRVPPSVKEMIVQANGLDLQLFRTLPDYYRSLPGKLAARLVALDKSGASNETIAAEMGGLRGLRIGMLEGNTDEGYISLGTGIGSIQRIKSVAEVVEELTV, encoded by the coding sequence ATGCAAAACCATTCTGTTAGCCATATTCTCGGTATTGAAAAACCTGTCATTCAGGGGCCGCTATCCTGGCTAACCGACGCCCGGTTAGTCGCCGCAGTCAGTAATGCCGGCGGGCTGGGCGTATTAGGGCCGAACGCAGGTTTAACCGCACAAACCGCTGTCTCGACGCCGCAGGAAACGGCAGAAAAGATGCGTGAAGAGATCCGTAAAACGAAACGACTCACCGAGAAACCTTTCGCTGTAAATCTCATTCCGACGGTTGAAAACGATATCTGGACGCCGCCGATTGTAGAGGTAGTCAAGGAAGAGGGGGTTAAAGCGGTGGTTTATACCGGCTATGGTCAAGGAGCTATCATTCCCTCGCTGTTTGCCACGCTTAAGCAGGCCGGGATCAGCATTATTTATCGTGATATTAACCCGACGCCGGAAAACAGCCGCGAGGCCGAGGAGATGGGCGCTGATGTTATTGTCGCCACCGGCTTCGACGAAGGCGGAACGCTTCCGGGAACGGCGCTAGGGACGTTTTCCATCGTGCCATTGATTGTTGATGCGGTGAAGCGTGTGCCGGTGCTGGCGGCTGGCGGGATTACCGACCGGCGCACCGCCAGGGCCGCCCACGCGCTGGGCGCGCAGGGGGTATTTGCCGGCTCCGTGTTTATCAGCACCACCGAGAGCCGCGTGCCGCCATCGGTGAAAGAGATGATCGTGCAAGCTAACGGTCTGGATTTGCAGCTATTTCGCACATTGCCAGATTACTATCGTTCGCTGCCGGGTAAATTAGCCGCCAGGCTGGTGGCGTTAGATAAATCCGGCGCCAGTAATGAAACCATAGCCGCGGAAATGGGCGGTTTACGCGGCCTGCGAATTGGTATGCTGGAGGGCAACACTGACGAAGGCTACATTTCACTGGGAACCGGCATCGGCAGTATTCAGCGGATCAAGAGCGTAGCGGAAGTGGTGGAGGAACTGACGGTTTAA
- a CDS encoding LysR family transcriptional regulator: MNLNLFESIKIFIEIIESGSFTRAAENLQIHRPAVTKALQQLEQHCGVRLLQRTTRQIHLTPDGEAFYRRSKPLLAQADDLMESFAPQRPLRGQLRIDMPISLAKLVVVPNLPAFYQQHPEIEIVLSSSDRRRDMLREGLDCVLRIGELEDGDYIARHLGTVGMKTCASPAYLAKYGVPATLDDLRHHQAINWLNNSNHQTMRWVFQTDAGQQNISLEGKLVVDNSETYIAAGLAGLGIMQGLDLFLHPWLKSGELVEVLPNNPVPSRKLSLIYPHRHVSRKVRVFAEWLATML, translated from the coding sequence ATGAACTTAAATTTGTTTGAATCTATTAAGATTTTTATCGAGATTATCGAGTCTGGCAGCTTTACGCGCGCCGCCGAGAATCTACAGATCCATCGCCCGGCGGTCACGAAAGCGCTACAGCAGCTTGAGCAGCACTGCGGCGTTCGGCTTCTGCAGCGAACCACCCGACAGATCCACCTCACCCCTGATGGCGAGGCGTTTTATCGTCGTAGTAAACCCCTGCTGGCGCAGGCCGATGATCTTATGGAATCTTTCGCCCCGCAGCGTCCGCTACGTGGACAACTGCGCATAGATATGCCTATCTCCCTGGCGAAGTTAGTGGTCGTGCCGAATCTCCCCGCCTTTTATCAGCAACATCCGGAGATTGAAATTGTGCTGAGCAGCTCCGACCGGCGGCGGGATATGCTTCGCGAGGGCCTCGATTGCGTCCTGCGCATTGGCGAGCTTGAAGACGGTGACTATATCGCACGTCATCTCGGTACCGTCGGTATGAAAACCTGCGCCAGCCCGGCCTATCTGGCGAAATACGGCGTTCCCGCAACCCTTGACGACCTGCGGCATCATCAGGCGATCAACTGGCTGAATAACAGTAATCATCAGACCATGCGCTGGGTGTTTCAAACTGACGCCGGGCAGCAGAACATTTCGCTAGAGGGTAAACTGGTGGTGGATAATTCAGAGACTTACATCGCCGCTGGCCTTGCTGGACTCGGCATTATGCAGGGTCTGGATCTTTTCCTTCACCCCTGGTTGAAAAGCGGCGAGCTGGTTGAAGTCCTGCCGAATAATCCGGTTCCCTCCAGGAAGTTATCGCTTATTTATCCCCATCGTCATGTTTCGCGCAAGGTGCGCGTCTTCGCCGAGTGGCTGGCGACAATGTTATAG
- a CDS encoding RNA polymerase sigma factor, whose protein sequence is MAGESRLLSALAACRARLSAFIRGRTAVRDDADDILQEVTLQLMKVEQPVENVAAWLFRAARNEMTDRSRKKRELPLTFDTDEDGDGGFAEDELAETLFGVAQTPEEAYLKELLWEALTEALAELPPLQREAFEKTELQGYSYRELAAESGASEQAWLSRKHKAVLFLRSRLRTLYDELTAP, encoded by the coding sequence ATGGCGGGGGAATCACGGCTGCTGTCTGCGCTTGCCGCCTGTCGTGCGCGTTTAAGCGCGTTTATTCGCGGTAGAACCGCCGTACGTGACGATGCCGATGACATCCTGCAGGAAGTCACCCTGCAACTGATGAAGGTCGAGCAACCGGTGGAGAACGTGGCGGCATGGTTATTCCGGGCGGCGCGTAATGAAATGACCGACCGGTCGCGTAAGAAGCGCGAGTTGCCATTAACATTCGATACTGATGAAGATGGCGATGGCGGCTTTGCCGAGGATGAGCTGGCGGAAACGCTGTTTGGCGTCGCGCAGACGCCGGAGGAAGCCTATCTTAAAGAACTGCTGTGGGAGGCTTTAACCGAGGCGCTGGCGGAGCTGCCGCCGCTGCAGCGTGAAGCCTTCGAGAAAACCGAGCTGCAGGGCTATAGCTACAGGGAGCTGGCGGCAGAGAGCGGCGCTAGCGAGCAGGCGTGGCTGTCGCGTAAACACAAAGCGGTGCTGTTTCTTCGCAGCCGTTTGCGAACGCTCTACGATGAACTTACCGCACCTTAA